A genomic window from Silene latifolia isolate original U9 population chromosome Y, ASM4854445v1, whole genome shotgun sequence includes:
- the LOC141630667 gene encoding uncharacterized protein LOC141630667 — MDTDLLNHNKSQAFKLEAWTFDYVDCLQMVKDAWFTQDRGLDGIPALFFQKYWFHVKSEVTDAVLAMLNSGLIPSELNSTLSFWFQKIIVLRRSPIIVLLVSNGFIPGRSITDNILISHELFHHISKNSITKKGSLALKVDMSKAYDRLRWNFIRATLTHMGFPPSFICLIMNCVQSVTYEVIINGSSGKAFKPHTANITSCRVLRDLLEMYCCSSGQAINADKSAISFSPNCTLQFMEDCFRILKVPSCNGLGRYLGLPTNFGISKRQVFAFLIEKGAEFLKDNLAWEVGCPSTLDIWRDNWIHGCSLTQLAKLSATETLAKPPLQVSSLQHANGNWNANMITAICGTEALPFILSILPPSVDDTDELFWKWTGNGRYSIKSAYAITFAKMWDLRATIKDRTRLSSTSKDFCKGNLWSLPIPNKWKVFLWKIISNTLPCGKEALQ; from the exons ATGGATACAGATCTTTTGAATCACAACAAGAGTCAGGCTTTCAAGTTAGAAGCTTGGACATTTGATTATGTTGATTGTCTTCAAATGGTTAAGGATGCGTGGTTTACACAGGATAGAG GTCTCGATGGTATTCCTGCCCTCTTCTTTCAAAAATATTGGTTTCACGTTAAATCTGAGGTAACTGATGCGGTTTTGGCTATGCTAAATTCTGGCCTTATCCCATCTGAGCTAAATAGCACTCTATCATTTTGGTTCCAAAAAATAATTGTCCTGAGAAGGTCACCCATTATCGTCCTATTAGTCTCT AATGGTTTCATTCCAGGCAGATCAATTACTGACAATATCTTGATCTCTCATGAGCTTTTTCATCACATATCAAAAAATTCAATAACTAAGAAGGGATCCTTGGCTCTCAAAGTTGATATGAGTAAGGCCTATGATAGGTTACGATGGAATTTCATTAGGGCTACTTTAACTCATATGGGATTTCcgccttcttttatctgtttgaTTATGAATTGCGTCCAGTCCGTTACTTATGAAGTTATTATTAATGGTTCCTCTGGGAAAGCTTTTAAACCTCATACAG CTAATATTACGTCCTGTCGGGTACTTCGTGACCTGTTGGAAATGTATTGTTGTAGTTCAGGCCAAGCTATCAATGCTGACAAATCCGCTATTTCATTCAGCCCAAATTGTACTCTACAATTTATGGAAGACTGTTTTAGAATTCTTAAAGTTCCCTCATGTAATGGTTTGGGACGTTATTTGGGACTCCCCACGAATTTTGGAATATCCAAACGTCAGGTTTTTGCTTTCCTCATTGAAAAG GGTGCTGAGTTTCTAAAGGATAATTTGGCATGGGAGGTTGGATGCCCTTCTACTCTTGATATATGGAGAGATAATTGGATTCATGGTTGCTCCCTTACTCAATTAGCCAAGTTAAGTGCAACTGAGACCTTGGCTAAACCTCCTCTTCAAGTCTCGTCCCTTCAACATGCTAATGGGAACTGGAATGCTAATATGATTACAGCTATATGTGGTACTGAGGCGCTTCCTTTTATTTTATCCATTTTGCCTCCTTCTGTTGATGATACAGATGAGCTCTTTTGGAAGTGGACTGGTAATGGGCGGTATTCTATCAAAAGTGCGTATGCGATTACCTTCGCCAAAATGTGGGATTTGCGAGCTACGATTAAGGATAGAACTCGTTTGTCCTCTACTTCAAAAGATTTCTGCAAAGGGAATTTATGGTCTTTACCAATCCCTAATAAATGGAAGGTTTTCTTATGGAAGATTATCTCTAACACTCTGCCTTGTGGTAAAGAAGCTTTGCAGTGA